In one Deltaproteobacteria bacterium genomic region, the following are encoded:
- a CDS encoding B12-binding domain-containing radical SAM protein — MPLGPLYLASWLRERFSCEVGFFDMQLGVQDAAPAVEQARAFRPDLIGLSGMTPDAPALALLADRLREAFPNTPMVVGGAHATNYGEESLQRMPVDYVVTHEGEQAMGMLVEALRGRQNFEDVPNLIRRGPNGPLRNASAHWITDLDNVPYPAFDLLDLDRYYDIPRCGVIYAHRRYAAIVTSRGCPYHCSYCHTTLGKRWRKRSPENVVDEMEHLVNEYGVGDFVIMDDLFNADAKRVNEIARLIIDRGLKIGMSFPIGLRGDIMTEESVLLLKQAGMFRCMYAVETASNRLQKLIHKNNKLEKLRHIIEFTRKQGVMVHASFMLGFPTETEDEARATVDFALKSRLHTAAFYRVIPFKGTDLHEIAASVGQDPGNDLETMEFHQSNAVNVSLVPDGVLNRLKRQAYRRFYLSPRRILSIVSALPNRRRLLPQLFGMWVRKALMW, encoded by the coding sequence ATGCCGCTCGGCCCGCTCTACCTCGCCTCATGGCTGCGCGAACGCTTCTCGTGCGAGGTCGGGTTCTTCGACATGCAACTCGGCGTTCAGGACGCGGCGCCGGCGGTCGAACAGGCGCGCGCGTTTCGACCGGACCTCATCGGCCTGTCGGGGATGACCCCCGATGCGCCGGCTCTGGCTCTTCTCGCCGATCGGCTGCGCGAGGCGTTTCCGAATACGCCGATGGTTGTCGGCGGCGCTCACGCGACCAACTACGGCGAAGAGTCTCTGCAACGCATGCCGGTCGATTACGTCGTCACGCACGAGGGCGAGCAGGCGATGGGCATGCTCGTCGAGGCGCTGCGAGGGCGGCAGAATTTCGAGGACGTTCCGAATCTCATTCGGCGAGGACCCAATGGTCCGCTGCGAAACGCGTCGGCCCATTGGATCACGGATCTCGACAACGTCCCTTATCCCGCGTTTGATTTGCTCGATCTCGACCGGTACTACGACATCCCGCGATGCGGCGTGATTTACGCGCATCGGCGTTACGCCGCCATCGTCACCAGCCGCGGGTGCCCCTACCACTGCTCGTATTGCCACACGACGCTGGGAAAGCGCTGGCGCAAGCGATCGCCCGAGAACGTCGTGGACGAGATGGAGCATCTGGTGAACGAGTACGGGGTCGGCGATTTCGTCATCATGGACGACCTGTTCAACGCCGACGCGAAACGCGTCAACGAGATCGCGCGGCTCATCATCGACCGGGGTCTCAAGATCGGCATGAGCTTTCCCATCGGACTGCGCGGCGACATCATGACGGAGGAGAGCGTTCTGCTGCTCAAGCAGGCGGGCATGTTCCGTTGCATGTACGCCGTCGAGACGGCGTCGAATCGCCTTCAAAAGCTCATTCACAAAAACAACAAGCTCGAAAAACTCCGGCACATCATCGAGTTCACGCGCAAACAGGGCGTGATGGTGCACGCGTCGTTCATGCTCGGCTTCCCGACGGAGACCGAGGACGAGGCCCGCGCGACGGTGGACTTCGCCCTCAAGTCGCGCCTCCACACCGCCGCGTTTTACCGCGTGATCCCGTTCAAGGGTACCGACCTTCACGAAATCGCAGCGAGTGTCGGACAGGACCCCGGAAACGATCTGGAAACCATGGAGTTTCACCAGTCCAACGCGGTCAACGTTTCGCTCGTGCCCGACGGCGTCCTCAATCGCCTGAAACGCCAGGCGTATCGACGATTCTACCTTTCGCCCCGGCGCATCCTTTCGATCGTCTCCGCGCTCCCCAATCGTCGACGGCTCCTGCCCCAACTCTTCGGCATGTGGGTGCGAAAGGCGCTGATGTGGTGA